A genomic window from Montipora capricornis isolate CH-2021 chromosome 8, ASM3666992v2, whole genome shotgun sequence includes:
- the LOC138059647 gene encoding kynureninase-like, with the protein MCRKVDESINHIVSECPKLAQKEYKKRHDWGEELLRTEDILSMIEEQGDSIALVMFSAYLELLLLYHFGDPDDEDEIPTKRQQLQNVKSSRNNIHVSIVTPINPSERSCQLSVKFSVPIKSVHDDLEKRGLVVDTREPDVMKIAPAPLYNSFMDVYRFVTILGEVIDALECGESEK; encoded by the exons ATGTGTAGAAAGGTGGATGAAAGCATAAATCATATTGTGAGTGAATGCCCTAAACTAGCACAAAAGGAATATAAAAAGAGACATGACTGG GGTGAGGAACTTCTCAGGACAGAGGATATTTTGTCAATGATTGAAGAGCAAGGAGATTCCATTGCACTTGTCATGTTTAGTG CGTATCTAGAGCTTCTCCTTTTGTACCATTTCGGTGATCCAGATGACGAGGATGAAATACCCACAAAAAGACAGCAACTCCAGAACGTGAAATCATCAAGAAATAACATTCATGTATCCATAGTAACGCCAATCAACCCATCGGAGCGCAGCTGTCAGCTTTCGGTCAAGTTTTCGGTGCCAATCAAATCTGTTCACGATGACCTTGAGAAACGAGGTTTAGTG GTTGACACACGTGAACCCGACGTGATGAAAATTGCTCCTGCACCGCTGTATAACAGTTTCATGGACGTTTACCGGTTTGTTACCATATTAGGAGAGGTCATCGATGCTTTGGAATGTGGGGAGTCAGAGAAGTAG